The following nucleotide sequence is from Citrus sinensis cultivar Valencia sweet orange chromosome 6, DVS_A1.0, whole genome shotgun sequence.
TATAAGATGGCAGCATATGAATTATAAGCTGATGAACCAAATGCGACTGTCTTGTGTTGTCGCGGAGCTAAGGCAAACAGTTGCATTGAGCATTATGAAGTGTGAATGCGCTCCCATCGTGATGTCACAGTTGGCTTTATGCTTTTTAATCATCGTTACAAAGCAAAGCCCTAGATTCCCCCATTACAACCTAGCGCGCCTACAGtcaataataatttctcaGCGCGAGAAGTACATGGGGTCAACGACAACGAGCTCTTCTCAATTCAAATTGGGACAGACAGCTCTAAATTGGATGCCAttaccccctttttttttttttttatcgttttttaaacttttcataactctttcaaaaataaaagggtTGATGGTACCAAGGGTCAGTTTTGTATTGCAGttgctttaaaaataataattgttattaactgtactttaaaaataattagttgaaaagaaaatcagttaaatatttgttaaaatttatttttaaaagtgttgTAAGTTTTAAAAGCAGTCGCATGTGTTTAGTAAATGTTGTTGTTAAACGTTGTAAGaatgtatataattaaattgaacataatgttgaataaaacttatttaaacatttataacatgtatgttaaatattttttattttgtacatataactaaaatagatagtttatattattattattattttttattttttattttattatctcattataattagtaataataataataatctttttaaagttaatgattttatttcctaattaatgattttataatctaTAGATGATATATGAattgtattaagtataaaagtgaTTTTCAAAATGGGATTCTGAAAAATTACTCCTtccttactttttaaaaattagtgtAAGCAAGTGTGattttaccaaaataattttaaaaaattttttaccaaacactaaaattaatttttaattttttacaatcaCTTTAAGTCTTCAAAGATAAACCCTAATTTGCCCTTAAGTTGGGCACCATATTTCATTTTGGTTcatgatttgatttgatttcataATTCGCTAGCTAGATCATCTAAAGAACATGGTCCCCAACCATATAGAATCTCAAAATTGGACTCATCTGCcctatttttattagtaagCAAGTGTGattttaccaaaataatttaaaaaatttttttaccaaacactaaaattaatttttaattttttacaatcaCTTTAAGTCTTCAAAGATAAACCCTAATTTGCCCTTAAGTTGGGCACCATATTTCATTTTGGTTcatgatttgatttgatttcataATTCGCTAGCTAGATCATCTAAAGAACATGGTCCCCAACCATATAGAATCTCAAAATTGGACTCATCTGccctatttttattagttggCTTAAAAGCATTTCCTAGAATTAAGAGGGAAAAAACAAGCAACATGACAGGTgtctcaataatttttttcctttttccaaaTGGTTTCACCAACCGATTTTTTTATAATCGTGCAGCGCATTGATTTCCTGAAACTGAGACCCCAATCTTTGAATAATCTTGTTTGTGCACTTCAGGGTccattgatattttattaatgttattgTTGGCTTTTTTCAGCATAGTCTTttgtttaatcaattaaagatAACTACAGGTTTGATAAAAGCtgccttttattttatttttttcttttttatacaTGTATTCTCTCcctttaataatatatgattcAATGTGATGGCCCTAGCAACCACAGCACTTCAATTAAGCAGAGGAAAAGAAATGTTCCCATTTAGATGCCCGTAGCTTAAGTCATCGTAGAAGAAATGATTCCCTTGTCCTTACCCTTGTTAGAAAATCAAACATGACctagaaagaaaaggaaaaggtaATGACTTTAATCTGGCCGTAGCTTAAATCAAACATctcctcaaaaaaaaaaaaaatctggcCATAGCTTTGGACTTAGTGGTAGGTCAAATTATTGTGTACagtaaacaaacaaacatacATGTGTAAACTATATGTTTCCTGtcaaattaacattaagtTACAGGGCGACTGAATCAGCATGAGTCCCTTTCATGAAGAGGCATCCAACAGTAGCAGAAAGAGCTTCACATGCCAAACAGGCaagcaaagaaaaatcattctaGAAAAATGGGcaccataaaattttttattacttgtcTGTCAATGGGACAACTAAATTCATCACATAGAATCGCTTTGAACTTACATGCACACATAATGAATCATAAAACTATAAAGGATGTGTGAGTGATAACAGATTTACACAAAAATCCTATATTACCCACGCTAGCACCAAGAACCTACCAAGACCAAACAAGGTGATAAAGAAGGACACCACCAAAAAAAGGTGTGAATAGAAGAATTTCTGAATACATGAATGAACTTGATAAAGAATGTGCTTGTGGAATGGCAGGGGAAGAAAGCTTGAATGTATATTTTGGAAGTTAGGGAACATATTCATTTTCGAGGACTGGCTGAGTTCGAGTCACCATTGCTGCTGGTGCTTTTGTATCCCCAACCGGTGTCATGCGCAGAGCTTCTCCCACATCTGCAGCCTTTTCCATCTGTTGCATTTTCTTTCTGTGCTTGTATTTCTGCAGCCATAGTACTAGTAATGACAACAACACCAACAATGCTAATCCACCCGCAACAGACCCAACAATTATCCAGACCTTTGAATTACTCTTCTTTCCTTTACtcggtggtggtggtgggaaaCCTGGTGGTGGTCTTGGGGCAATGGATTCAACTACTATAGAGAAATGCCCCTGTTGGACAGTTAAACATGTGTTGCCTGATACTACATTGCTGAAGTTTACCAAACCATGTAAATCAAACCAAACACACTTGGGAACAGACCCATCAGGAGCCGGCATCACATCTTGGAATACAATCGATATGGGGTTACCAGATGCCCTAATATCCAATTCTGGCAAATTCTTAGCTGATAAATCTGAAGCATCATATGCAAGAAGA
It contains:
- the LOC102618252 gene encoding uncharacterized protein LOC102618252 — its product is MGLLRSLAMLISMTWFSFLSLDVVAQSGSAPALDALLQDYAYRAFVRPRTGIPFEGVVPSNLTGIKIAAMRLRSGSLRTRGVNMYKEFRIPIGVIESPYVERLVLVYQNLGNWSGTYYPLPSYTYLAPVLGLLAYDASDLSAKNLPELDIRASGNPISIVFQDVMPAPDGSVPKCVWFDLHGLVNFSNVVSGNTCLTVQQGHFSIVVESIAPRPPPGFPPPPPSKGKKSNSKVWIIVGSVAGGLALLVLLSLLVLWLQKYKHRKKMQQMEKAADVGEALRMTPVGDTKAPAAMVTRTQPVLENEYVP